One stretch of Pseudodesulfovibrio senegalensis DNA includes these proteins:
- the deoC gene encoding deoxyribose-phosphate aldolase — protein sequence MTATRSELAGYFEYTLLKPDATAADVDNVCLDAVRLGVKSVCVNPVHIKLANWLLKDEAPLPVCSVGYPTGATLGSIKSAEAAEAVRLGAREVNMVMNLAAFKASDHRAVVQDIQGVITAAGVPVKVIVETTLLAADQLTQACSLCMEAGAKAVISGSGYGTSPVRESGIRALRKACDCSLEVIAAGGVRGFKRAMALVEAGADRICSSTVSEILGSSS from the coding sequence ATGACCGCTACACGATCCGAATTGGCCGGATATTTCGAGTACACGTTGCTCAAGCCCGACGCCACGGCAGCGGATGTGGACAACGTCTGCCTCGATGCCGTCCGTCTCGGTGTCAAAAGTGTCTGTGTCAATCCGGTTCATATCAAGCTGGCCAACTGGCTGCTCAAGGACGAGGCTCCGCTTCCCGTATGCAGCGTGGGATATCCCACGGGCGCGACCCTGGGAAGCATCAAGTCCGCGGAGGCCGCCGAGGCTGTGCGTCTTGGTGCCCGTGAAGTGAACATGGTCATGAACCTCGCGGCGTTCAAGGCATCGGATCATCGTGCCGTGGTGCAGGATATTCAGGGTGTCATCACTGCGGCGGGCGTGCCGGTCAAGGTGATCGTCGAGACGACCCTGCTTGCGGCGGACCAGTTGACGCAGGCCTGTTCCTTGTGCATGGAGGCCGGGGCCAAGGCTGTGATCAGCGGTTCGGGGTATGGAACGTCGCCGGTGCGCGAATCCGGGATTCGTGCTCTTCGCAAGGCGTGCGACTGTTCGCTCGAAGTCATTGCCGCTGGTGGGGTCCGAGGCTTCAAACGGGCCATGGCCCTTGTGGAAGCCGGGGCCGACCGTATCTGTTCATCCACGGTTTCCGAGATTCTCGGTAGTTCTTCCTGA
- a CDS encoding precorrin-8X methylmutase: MSSDTVIRNIAPGEIEAESFRIIDSEVPEPRPYAGFEWEIVRRMIHTTADFDMLNIVRFGNGAVEAGLQALRNQATIVTDTEMARRGIPMRRMTPLGCSVQCLMNDERVARRAHIYGTTRAFAAVDVAVSDIAPSIYVIGNAPTALIRLVEHMRGGRADPALVVGMPVGFVNARESKELLQQVEIPYITIQGRKGGSPLAACVINALADIILRT; the protein is encoded by the coding sequence ATGTCTTCCGATACTGTCATCCGCAACATCGCCCCCGGTGAAATTGAGGCGGAATCCTTTCGCATCATTGATTCCGAGGTGCCTGAACCTCGCCCGTATGCCGGTTTCGAGTGGGAGATCGTGCGGCGCATGATTCATACCACGGCCGATTTTGATATGCTCAACATCGTGCGCTTCGGCAATGGTGCCGTGGAAGCGGGGTTGCAGGCCCTGCGCAATCAGGCAACAATCGTCACGGATACGGAAATGGCGCGCAGGGGAATTCCCATGCGCCGCATGACTCCGCTGGGCTGTTCCGTGCAGTGTCTCATGAACGACGAGCGCGTTGCTCGTCGTGCTCATATTTACGGTACAACCAGAGCCTTTGCAGCGGTGGATGTGGCTGTCAGTGATATTGCCCCTTCCATTTACGTGATTGGCAACGCGCCCACCGCATTGATTCGGTTGGTCGAACATATGCGCGGCGGACGTGCCGACCCCGCTCTGGTGGTTGGCATGCCTGTCGGTTTTGTCAATGCCCGCGAGTCCAAGGAACTGTTGCAACAGGTGGAAATTCCCTACATCACCATTCAGGGCCGCAAGGGCGGTTCTCCTCTGGCTGCCTGCGTGATTAATGCGTTGGCAGATATCATCCTCCGAACATAA
- a CDS encoding 4Fe-4S dicluster domain-containing protein yields MAKKSMGKSKVTVYPDWCKGCGICIEFCPKKVLEFDAQGKCSVAREDDCIHCGFCELHCPDFAIVVTEKKSREKAS; encoded by the coding sequence ATGGCTAAGAAAAGCATGGGAAAAAGCAAGGTTACGGTTTATCCGGACTGGTGCAAGGGGTGCGGCATCTGTATCGAGTTCTGCCCGAAGAAGGTGTTGGAATTCGATGCGCAGGGCAAATGTTCCGTGGCCCGCGAGGACGACTGCATTCATTGCGGGTTTTGCGAGTTGCATTGTCCGGATTTTGCCATCGTGGTTACTGAAAAGAAATCCAGGGAAAAAGCTTCCTAG
- a CDS encoding 2-oxoacid:acceptor oxidoreductase subunit alpha: MARRKKHKEIFALGNEAVVEGALIAGCSFYGGYPITPSSEIMEIMAQRLPMTEDGVFIQLEDEIASMGAIVGGSMAGRKAMTATSGPGFSLMQENLGYACMTETPLVVVNVMRGGPSTGLPTSPAQSDVQQARWGTHGDHPIIVLSASDVQECLEMTITAFNMAEKYRTPVVLLLDEITAHTREKIRIPQPDEYEVVSRIVPSIPPEWYKPYEETVRGVAPMPPIGSGYRFHVTGLTHDENGFPTSRPDEVVDLMERMHRKIDQFFYDIQMHDELMVDDADVVVIAYGCVARSAEYAIEQARASGVKAGLLKLKTLFPYPRRATEKALANARSIIVPEMNMGQMSREVKRVNSGRASVRTINRVDGQIITPSEILKVIMQG, translated from the coding sequence ATGGCGCGACGAAAAAAACACAAGGAAATTTTCGCCCTGGGCAACGAGGCAGTTGTCGAGGGTGCTTTGATAGCCGGTTGCTCTTTTTACGGAGGGTATCCCATCACGCCATCATCGGAAATCATGGAAATCATGGCCCAGCGCCTGCCCATGACCGAGGATGGCGTTTTCATTCAACTTGAGGACGAAATTGCTTCCATGGGGGCGATCGTCGGTGGCTCCATGGCAGGACGTAAGGCCATGACCGCCACGTCCGGCCCCGGTTTTTCCCTGATGCAGGAGAATCTCGGGTATGCCTGCATGACCGAGACACCGCTGGTTGTCGTCAACGTGATGCGTGGCGGACCGAGTACCGGCTTGCCCACCAGCCCGGCACAGAGTGACGTGCAGCAGGCCCGTTGGGGCACGCACGGGGACCATCCCATCATTGTGCTTTCCGCCTCTGATGTTCAGGAATGTCTGGAAATGACCATTACGGCTTTCAATATGGCCGAAAAATACCGTACACCGGTTGTGCTGTTGCTTGACGAAATCACGGCCCATACGCGTGAAAAGATCAGGATTCCCCAGCCCGATGAATACGAGGTGGTCTCTCGCATCGTGCCGTCCATTCCGCCCGAGTGGTACAAGCCCTATGAAGAGACTGTGCGGGGTGTGGCTCCCATGCCTCCCATCGGGTCGGGCTACCGTTTTCACGTCACGGGCCTGACTCACGACGAAAACGGATTCCCTACTTCCCGGCCCGACGAAGTCGTGGACCTCATGGAGCGCATGCATCGCAAGATCGACCAATTCTTTTATGACATCCAGATGCATGACGAACTGATGGTTGACGATGCCGATGTGGTGGTCATTGCCTACGGCTGCGTGGCGCGTTCCGCGGAATACGCCATCGAGCAGGCGCGGGCGTCCGGGGTCAAGGCCGGGCTGCTCAAGCTCAAGACGCTGTTCCCGTATCCCCGCCGTGCAACGGAAAAGGCCCTTGCCAATGCCCGGAGCATCATCGTGCCCGAAATGAATATGGGTCAGATGTCCCGCGAGGTAAAACGGGTCAACAGCGGCCGTGCGTCCGTGCGCACCATCAACCGCGTGGACGGGCAGATCATCACGCCCTCCGAAATTCTCAAGGTCATCATGCAGGGGTAG